One window of the Populus trichocarpa isolate Nisqually-1 chromosome 9, P.trichocarpa_v4.1, whole genome shotgun sequence genome contains the following:
- the LOC7460055 gene encoding uncharacterized protein LOC7460055 isoform X1, protein MSPDMPPFPQCVPLEPITLGNQKYTRSGEVRRVLGVPPSSASDDHSFGVAHPKPMPPVATEELKHFKQSVQDTSRKAKDRAKLLRESLSKLERYREALSSNKRQRSELSLNEKSNLANAAKAGGQIHRNPHDMAQRLKDRTKSTGLNKRVRTSVADVRADGRSTMPSRQQMVTDKGGDMLQDVGAAAVRFEENIRRLPAAGERWDTKNKKKRSVGLMSNRVINGDREQKQTIPSKMSADSKLRSCDAQGFRSKSSAGISGMNKLDGSFEPSSSDTGSVLKNEMESGPLPRDCKALSEHKAVTKGTNKSNTHEDNLASTPITVIKAKVSRAPRTGSIMLLDSSLKVHPSPTSLQGLEQPTSSNKVPVPGVVNNHRGQLSAGSSSHAMAKWVGQRPHKNSRSRRANVISPGSNHIEAQMSSQGFPTSDFSVRSSSIGINGSLIASNLDTNTPKFKRELESVQSPFGLSESEESGAGENKPKDKGTDSSEVSLSATQKVGTSVLPTKKNKSSTNEIGDGIRRQGRSGRVSSLTRPASHPVREKLENLPAAKPFQSTKGASDKNKSKTGRLPSKKLKDQKALMHVGLVPNSGSLDFTGESGDDHEELFSAANSAWKASDLACSGPFWKKMDSIFASVSLEDLSYLKQQLTSAQGLDECFSQMLGTTYNVLGAVVHKKGRSGRIQAEDLNQESVKTTLCGRADMGSLDKGALLYQRVLSALIEEDESEEFYLQSESKNMSLNYASDDSHCGSCNLIDIEPRDRDRMESEVESKVNFQTQKNCFLDRLSCDKSVISNAIRNPSMSSSLHSNEQWPVDDDFSHSDAGHASEICSNDPGALQMRELNMPGFSSSDGQYQLMCLDERLLLELQSIGLCPETLPDVAEREVIIQNIMELKEGLHQQIGIMKNKLGKLGKAVQKGRDMEKRNAEHVAMDQLIQMAYKKQLACRGNSTSKSTVRKVSRQVSLAFIKRTLARCHKFEDTGSSCFSEPALQRVNFSAPICNNDTKSVGCVGSGTARTTCNEVSNIHAEARGSGAVSSTFERYDSHSDNFERSKKREVFIDDVIGNPSSRVTSTLDSTVLGGVKGRRNDRDREQSKDNSRSNSVSGASHSSLDGVKGERKTKSKPKQKSTHLLNSGNGPRGSYHSVANASNKIERAGSMSLGNIPQDTPKEVDEPSDFPHSQLNEFDTIELGGSTDLGGPQDLGSWLNIGEDGLQGHDSIGLEIPMDDLMELNMLM, encoded by the exons ATGTCACCAGATATGCCGCCATTTCCACAATGTGTGCCTTTGGAGCCAATTACGTTAGGCAATCAGAAATATACTCGGTCCGGAGAGGTGAGGAGGGTTTTGGGAGTTCCTCCCAGTAGTGCGTCAGATGATCATTCGTTTGGAGTTGCACATCCCAAGCCGATGCCTCCAGTAGCAACGGAGGAGCTAAAGCATTTTAAACAAAGTGTGCAAGATACTTCTAGAAAGGCCAA GGACAGAGCAAAACTGTTGCGCGAATCCTTATCTAAATTGGAAAGGTATAGAGAAGCCTTAAGCTCAAACAAACGACAAAGGAGTGAGCTTTCACTGAATGAGAAGTCAAATTTAGCGAATGCAGCAAAGGCAGGGGGTCAGATTCATAGGAATCCTCATGATATGGCTCAAAGATTGAAGGACAGGACCAAGAGTACTGGGCTGAATAAGCGTGTTCGTACTTCAGTGGCAGATGTGCGG GCAGATGGTAGGTCCACAATGCCCTCAAGGCAACAGATGGTAACGGATAAGGGTGGAGATATGCTCCAGGATGTTGGTGCTGCTGCTGTTCGGTTTGAAGAAAATATCCGCAGATTGCCTGCTGCGGGTGAAAGATgggatacaaaaaataaaaaaaagcgtTCTGTTGGGCTAATGAGTAATAGAGTTATAAATGGTGATcgagaacaaaaacaaactatacCTTCCAAGATGAGCGCTGACTCTAAGTTGCGATCATGTGATGCTCAGGGTTTCAG ATCAAAGTCGTCTGCTGGAATCAGTGGAATGAACAAATTGGATGGTTCTTTCGAACCTAGTAGTTCAGATACCGGCTCAGTCCTTAAGAATGAAATGGAAAGTGGTCCTCTTCCAAGAGACTGTAAAGCTCTTTCAGAGCATAAGGCTGTGACAAAAGGAACAAATAA GTCAAATACTCATGAGGATAATTTAGCAAGCACTCCTATTACAGTGATAAAAGCAAAGGTTTCTCGAGCACCACGTACTGGGTCCATCATGCTGCTGGATTCATCGCTTAAAGTTCACCCATCTCCCACATCCCTTCAAGGTTTGGAACAGCCTACAAGTTCAAATAAAGTCCCAGTGCCTGGAGTGGTAAATAACCACAGGGGTCAATTGTCGGCAGGCTCATCTTCACATGCTATGGCTAAGTGGGTTGGTCAGAGACCACACAAAAACTCGCGTTCACGGAGGGCAAATGTAATTTCTCCTGGTTCAAACCATATTGAAGCTCAGATGTCATCTCAAGGTTTTCCCACTTCTGATTTTAGTGTCAGAAGTTCTTCCATTGGAATCAATGGATCTCTGATTGCCAGCAATCTAGATACTAACACTCCAAAGTTCAAGAGGGAACTTGAGAGTGTTCAATCTCCCTTTGGGTTATCTGAAAGTGAAGAATCAGGAGCTGGAGAGAATAAACCAAAGGACAAAGGAACAGATAGTAGTGAGGTTTCTCTTTCTGCAACTCAAAAAGTTGGAACTTCTGTATTGCCTACTAAGAAGAATAAATCATCAACTAATGAAATTGGGGATGGCATACGGAGACAAGGAAGGAGTGGACGAGTTTCATCCTTAACAAGGCCAGCTAGTCATCCAGTGAGGGAGAAGTTAGAGAATCTTCCAGCTGCTAAGCCATTTCAGAGTACAAAGGGTGCTTCTGATAAAAATAAGAG TAAAACTGGCCGTCTACCTTCCAAAAAGCTGAAAGATCAGAAGGCTTTAATGCATGTTGGACTGGTGCCCAACAGTGGTTCCTTAGATTTTACAG GTGAATCTGGTGATGATCATGAAGAACTATTTTCAGCTGCTAATTCTGCTTGGAAAGCTAGTG ACCTTGCCTGTTCCGGTCCTTTTTGGAAGAAGATGGACTCTATTTTTGCTTCTGTCAGCTTAGAGGATCTTTCCTACTTGAAGCAACAG CTAACTTCTGCGCAAGGGCTTGATGAGTGTTTTTCTCAAATGCTTGGCACCACATATAATGTTTTG GGCGCTGTTGTGCATAAAAAAGGACGTTCTGGTAGAATTCAAGCGGAGGACCTTAATCAAGAATCAGTCAAGACAACTTTATGTGGAAGAGCTGATATGGGAAGTTTGGACAAGGGTGCTCTGTTATACCAAAGAGTTCTTTCTGCTttaattgaagaagatgaaagtGAAGAATTTTACCTACAAAGTGAATCGAAGAATATGTCTCTTAACTATGCCAGTGATGACTCTCATTGTGGTTCATGTAATCTGATTGATATTGAACCTAGAGATAGAGACAGAATGGAATCTGAAGTTGAGTCAAAAGTGAATTTTCAGACACAGAAGAACTGCTTCTTGGATAGACTTTCATGTGATAAGAGTGTTATATCAAATGCAATTAGGAATCCAAGCATGTCCAGTTCTTTGCATAGCAATGAACAGTGGCCAGTAGATGATGACTTTTCACATTCAGATGCTGGGCATGCCAGTGAAATATGTTCTAATGATCCAGGTGCTCTGCAGATGAGGGAATTAAATATGCCAGGCTTCTCTTCCTCTGATGGCCAATATCAGCTGATGTGTCTGGATGAACGACTTTTGCTTGAGCTACAAAGTATTGGTTTATGCCCAGAAACACTG CCTGATGTAGCAGAGAGAGAAGtgattattcaaaatataatggagCTTAAAGAAGGGCTGCATCAGCAG ATTGgaataatgaaaaacaagttagGGAAACTTGGTAAAGCTGTGCAGAAAGGAAGAGATATGGAAAAAAG GAACGCTGAACATGTTGCAATGGACCAACTTATTCAGATGGCttacaaaaaacaattg GCATGTCGTGGGAATAGTACCTCAAAAAGTACTGTCCGCAAGGTTTCAAGGCAAGTTTCATTGGCTTTTATCAAGCGCACTCTTGCTAGATGTCACAAATTTGAAGATACTGGCAGCAGTTGTTTCAGCGAGCCTGCACTGCAGCGGGTCAACTTCTCTGCACCTATATGCAACAACGACACCAAATCTGTGGGTTGTGTGGGCTCAGGAACTGCAAGGACCACATGCAATGAAGTCTCTAACATTCATGCTGAAGCCAGAGGATCAG GTGCTGTTTCTAGCACTTTTGAGAGATACGATTCTCATAGTGATAACTTTGAAAGAAGTAAGAAGAGGGAAGTGTTTATAGATGATGTTATTGGCAACCCTTCATCAAGGGTAACATCCACTCTTGACAGTACTGTTCTTGGTGGAGTAAAAGGTAGGAGAAACGATAGAGATAGAGAACAAAGCAAGGATAATTCAAGAAGTAATTCTGTTTCTGGAGCCAGTCACTCATCATTGGACGGAGTCAAAGGCGAGCGCAAAACAAAGTCAAAGCCCAAGCAAAAGAGTACTCATTTATTGAATTCAGGAAACGGACCTCGTGGATCTTATCATTCAGTAGCTAATGCTAGCAATAAAATAGAGCGAGCGGGATCAATGTCTCTTGGCAACATTCCTCAGGACACCCCTAAAGAAGTTGATGAACCCAGTGATTTTCCACACTCGCAACTAAATGAGTTTGATACAATTGAACTAGGAGGATCTACTGACCTCGGTGGGCCTCAAGATCTTGGCTCTTGGTTGAATATTGGTGAGGATGGATTGCAAGGCCATGATTCCATAGGTCTTGAAATACCAATGGATGACCTTATGGAGTTGAACATGCTTATGTAG
- the LOC7460055 gene encoding uncharacterized protein LOC7460055 isoform X4, with protein MSPDMPPFPQCVPLEPITLGNQKYTRSGEVRRVLGVPPSSASDDHSFGVAHPKPMPPVATEELKHFKQSVQDTSRKAKDRAKLLRESLSKLERYREALSSNKRQRSELSLNEKSNLANAAKAGGQIHRNPHDMAQRLKDRTKSTGLNKRVRTSVADVRADGRSTMPSRQQMVTDKGGDMLQDVGAAAVRFEENIRRLPAAGERWDTKNKKKRSVGLMSNRVINGDREQKQTIPSKMSADSKLRSCDAQGFRSKSSAGISGMNKLDGSFEPSSSDTGSVLKNEMESGPLPRDCKALSEHKAVTKGTNKSNTHEDNLASTPITVIKAKVSRAPRTGSIMLLDSSLKVHPSPTSLQGLEQPTSSNKVPVPGVVNNHRGQLSAGSSSHAMAKWVGQRPHKNSRSRRANVISPGSNHIEAQMSSQGFPTSDFSVRSSSIGINGSLIASNLDTNTPKFKRELESVQSPFGLSESEESGAGENKPKDKGTDSSEVSLSATQKVGTSVLPTKKNKSSTNEIGDGIRRQGRSGRVSSLTRPASHPVREKLENLPAAKPFQSTKGASDKNKSKTGRLPSKKLKDQKALMHVGLVPNSGSLDFTGESGDDHEELFSAANSAWKASDLACSGPFWKKMDSIFASVSLEDLSYLKQQGAVVHKKGRSGRIQAEDLNQESVKTTLCGRADMGSLDKGALLYQRVLSALIEEDESEEFYLQSESKNMSLNYASDDSHCGSCNLIDIEPRDRDRMESEVESKVNFQTQKNCFLDRLSCDKSVISNAIRNPSMSSSLHSNEQWPVDDDFSHSDAGHASEICSNDPGALQMRELNMPGFSSSDGQYQLMCLDERLLLELQSIGLCPETLPDVAEREVIIQNIMELKEGLHQQIGIMKNKLGKLGKAVQKGRDMEKRNAEHVAMDQLIQMAYKKQLACRGNSTSKSTVRKVSRQVSLAFIKRTLARCHKFEDTGSSCFSEPALQRVNFSAPICNNDTKSVGCVGSGTARTTCNEVSNIHAEARGSGAVSSTFERYDSHSDNFERSKKREVFIDDVIGNPSSRVTSTLDSTVLGGVKGRRNDRDREQSKDNSRSNSVSGASHSSLDGVKGERKTKSKPKQKSTHLLNSGNGPRGSYHSVANASNKIERAGSMSLGNIPQDTPKEVDEPSDFPHSQLNEFDTIELGGSTDLGGPQDLGSWLNIGEDGLQGHDSIGLEIPMDDLMELNMLM; from the exons ATGTCACCAGATATGCCGCCATTTCCACAATGTGTGCCTTTGGAGCCAATTACGTTAGGCAATCAGAAATATACTCGGTCCGGAGAGGTGAGGAGGGTTTTGGGAGTTCCTCCCAGTAGTGCGTCAGATGATCATTCGTTTGGAGTTGCACATCCCAAGCCGATGCCTCCAGTAGCAACGGAGGAGCTAAAGCATTTTAAACAAAGTGTGCAAGATACTTCTAGAAAGGCCAA GGACAGAGCAAAACTGTTGCGCGAATCCTTATCTAAATTGGAAAGGTATAGAGAAGCCTTAAGCTCAAACAAACGACAAAGGAGTGAGCTTTCACTGAATGAGAAGTCAAATTTAGCGAATGCAGCAAAGGCAGGGGGTCAGATTCATAGGAATCCTCATGATATGGCTCAAAGATTGAAGGACAGGACCAAGAGTACTGGGCTGAATAAGCGTGTTCGTACTTCAGTGGCAGATGTGCGG GCAGATGGTAGGTCCACAATGCCCTCAAGGCAACAGATGGTAACGGATAAGGGTGGAGATATGCTCCAGGATGTTGGTGCTGCTGCTGTTCGGTTTGAAGAAAATATCCGCAGATTGCCTGCTGCGGGTGAAAGATgggatacaaaaaataaaaaaaagcgtTCTGTTGGGCTAATGAGTAATAGAGTTATAAATGGTGATcgagaacaaaaacaaactatacCTTCCAAGATGAGCGCTGACTCTAAGTTGCGATCATGTGATGCTCAGGGTTTCAG ATCAAAGTCGTCTGCTGGAATCAGTGGAATGAACAAATTGGATGGTTCTTTCGAACCTAGTAGTTCAGATACCGGCTCAGTCCTTAAGAATGAAATGGAAAGTGGTCCTCTTCCAAGAGACTGTAAAGCTCTTTCAGAGCATAAGGCTGTGACAAAAGGAACAAATAA GTCAAATACTCATGAGGATAATTTAGCAAGCACTCCTATTACAGTGATAAAAGCAAAGGTTTCTCGAGCACCACGTACTGGGTCCATCATGCTGCTGGATTCATCGCTTAAAGTTCACCCATCTCCCACATCCCTTCAAGGTTTGGAACAGCCTACAAGTTCAAATAAAGTCCCAGTGCCTGGAGTGGTAAATAACCACAGGGGTCAATTGTCGGCAGGCTCATCTTCACATGCTATGGCTAAGTGGGTTGGTCAGAGACCACACAAAAACTCGCGTTCACGGAGGGCAAATGTAATTTCTCCTGGTTCAAACCATATTGAAGCTCAGATGTCATCTCAAGGTTTTCCCACTTCTGATTTTAGTGTCAGAAGTTCTTCCATTGGAATCAATGGATCTCTGATTGCCAGCAATCTAGATACTAACACTCCAAAGTTCAAGAGGGAACTTGAGAGTGTTCAATCTCCCTTTGGGTTATCTGAAAGTGAAGAATCAGGAGCTGGAGAGAATAAACCAAAGGACAAAGGAACAGATAGTAGTGAGGTTTCTCTTTCTGCAACTCAAAAAGTTGGAACTTCTGTATTGCCTACTAAGAAGAATAAATCATCAACTAATGAAATTGGGGATGGCATACGGAGACAAGGAAGGAGTGGACGAGTTTCATCCTTAACAAGGCCAGCTAGTCATCCAGTGAGGGAGAAGTTAGAGAATCTTCCAGCTGCTAAGCCATTTCAGAGTACAAAGGGTGCTTCTGATAAAAATAAGAG TAAAACTGGCCGTCTACCTTCCAAAAAGCTGAAAGATCAGAAGGCTTTAATGCATGTTGGACTGGTGCCCAACAGTGGTTCCTTAGATTTTACAG GTGAATCTGGTGATGATCATGAAGAACTATTTTCAGCTGCTAATTCTGCTTGGAAAGCTAGTG ACCTTGCCTGTTCCGGTCCTTTTTGGAAGAAGATGGACTCTATTTTTGCTTCTGTCAGCTTAGAGGATCTTTCCTACTTGAAGCAACAG GGCGCTGTTGTGCATAAAAAAGGACGTTCTGGTAGAATTCAAGCGGAGGACCTTAATCAAGAATCAGTCAAGACAACTTTATGTGGAAGAGCTGATATGGGAAGTTTGGACAAGGGTGCTCTGTTATACCAAAGAGTTCTTTCTGCTttaattgaagaagatgaaagtGAAGAATTTTACCTACAAAGTGAATCGAAGAATATGTCTCTTAACTATGCCAGTGATGACTCTCATTGTGGTTCATGTAATCTGATTGATATTGAACCTAGAGATAGAGACAGAATGGAATCTGAAGTTGAGTCAAAAGTGAATTTTCAGACACAGAAGAACTGCTTCTTGGATAGACTTTCATGTGATAAGAGTGTTATATCAAATGCAATTAGGAATCCAAGCATGTCCAGTTCTTTGCATAGCAATGAACAGTGGCCAGTAGATGATGACTTTTCACATTCAGATGCTGGGCATGCCAGTGAAATATGTTCTAATGATCCAGGTGCTCTGCAGATGAGGGAATTAAATATGCCAGGCTTCTCTTCCTCTGATGGCCAATATCAGCTGATGTGTCTGGATGAACGACTTTTGCTTGAGCTACAAAGTATTGGTTTATGCCCAGAAACACTG CCTGATGTAGCAGAGAGAGAAGtgattattcaaaatataatggagCTTAAAGAAGGGCTGCATCAGCAG ATTGgaataatgaaaaacaagttagGGAAACTTGGTAAAGCTGTGCAGAAAGGAAGAGATATGGAAAAAAG GAACGCTGAACATGTTGCAATGGACCAACTTATTCAGATGGCttacaaaaaacaattg GCATGTCGTGGGAATAGTACCTCAAAAAGTACTGTCCGCAAGGTTTCAAGGCAAGTTTCATTGGCTTTTATCAAGCGCACTCTTGCTAGATGTCACAAATTTGAAGATACTGGCAGCAGTTGTTTCAGCGAGCCTGCACTGCAGCGGGTCAACTTCTCTGCACCTATATGCAACAACGACACCAAATCTGTGGGTTGTGTGGGCTCAGGAACTGCAAGGACCACATGCAATGAAGTCTCTAACATTCATGCTGAAGCCAGAGGATCAG GTGCTGTTTCTAGCACTTTTGAGAGATACGATTCTCATAGTGATAACTTTGAAAGAAGTAAGAAGAGGGAAGTGTTTATAGATGATGTTATTGGCAACCCTTCATCAAGGGTAACATCCACTCTTGACAGTACTGTTCTTGGTGGAGTAAAAGGTAGGAGAAACGATAGAGATAGAGAACAAAGCAAGGATAATTCAAGAAGTAATTCTGTTTCTGGAGCCAGTCACTCATCATTGGACGGAGTCAAAGGCGAGCGCAAAACAAAGTCAAAGCCCAAGCAAAAGAGTACTCATTTATTGAATTCAGGAAACGGACCTCGTGGATCTTATCATTCAGTAGCTAATGCTAGCAATAAAATAGAGCGAGCGGGATCAATGTCTCTTGGCAACATTCCTCAGGACACCCCTAAAGAAGTTGATGAACCCAGTGATTTTCCACACTCGCAACTAAATGAGTTTGATACAATTGAACTAGGAGGATCTACTGACCTCGGTGGGCCTCAAGATCTTGGCTCTTGGTTGAATATTGGTGAGGATGGATTGCAAGGCCATGATTCCATAGGTCTTGAAATACCAATGGATGACCTTATGGAGTTGAACATGCTTATGTAG
- the LOC7460055 gene encoding uncharacterized protein LOC7460055 isoform X3, with protein sequence MPPFPQCVPLEPITLGNQKYTRSGEVRRVLGVPPSSASDDHSFGVAHPKPMPPVATEELKHFKQSVQDTSRKAKDRAKLLRESLSKLERYREALSSNKRQRSELSLNEKSNLANAAKAGGQIHRNPHDMAQRLKDRTKSTGLNKRVRTSVADVRADGRSTMPSRQQMVTDKGGDMLQDVGAAAVRFEENIRRLPAAGERWDTKNKKKRSVGLMSNRVINGDREQKQTIPSKMSADSKLRSCDAQGFRSKSSAGISGMNKLDGSFEPSSSDTGSVLKNEMESGPLPRDCKALSEHKAVTKGTNKSNTHEDNLASTPITVIKAKVSRAPRTGSIMLLDSSLKVHPSPTSLQGLEQPTSSNKVPVPGVVNNHRGQLSAGSSSHAMAKWVGQRPHKNSRSRRANVISPGSNHIEAQMSSQGFPTSDFSVRSSSIGINGSLIASNLDTNTPKFKRELESVQSPFGLSESEESGAGENKPKDKGTDSSEVSLSATQKVGTSVLPTKKNKSSTNEIGDGIRRQGRSGRVSSLTRPASHPVREKLENLPAAKPFQSTKGASDKNKSKTGRLPSKKLKDQKALMHVGLVPNSGSLDFTGESGDDHEELFSAANSAWKASDLACSGPFWKKMDSIFASVSLEDLSYLKQQLTSAQGLDECFSQMLGTTYNVLGAVVHKKGRSGRIQAEDLNQESVKTTLCGRADMGSLDKGALLYQRVLSALIEEDESEEFYLQSESKNMSLNYASDDSHCGSCNLIDIEPRDRDRMESEVESKVNFQTQKNCFLDRLSCDKSVISNAIRNPSMSSSLHSNEQWPVDDDFSHSDAGHASEICSNDPGALQMRELNMPGFSSSDGQYQLMCLDERLLLELQSIGLCPETLPDVAEREVIIQNIMELKEGLHQQIGIMKNKLGKLGKAVQKGRDMEKRNAEHVAMDQLIQMAYKKQLACRGNSTSKSTVRKVSRQVSLAFIKRTLARCHKFEDTGSSCFSEPALQRVNFSAPICNNDTKSVGCVGSGTARTTCNEVSNIHAEARGSGAVSSTFERYDSHSDNFERSKKREVFIDDVIGNPSSRVTSTLDSTVLGGVKGRRNDRDREQSKDNSRSNSVSGASHSSLDGVKGERKTKSKPKQKSTHLLNSGNGPRGSYHSVANASNKIERAGSMSLGNIPQDTPKEVDEPSDFPHSQLNEFDTIELGGSTDLGGPQDLGSWLNIGEDGLQGHDSIGLEIPMDDLMELNMLM encoded by the exons ATGCCGCCATTTCCACAATGTGTGCCTTTGGAGCCAATTACGTTAGGCAATCAGAAATATACTCGGTCCGGAGAGGTGAGGAGGGTTTTGGGAGTTCCTCCCAGTAGTGCGTCAGATGATCATTCGTTTGGAGTTGCACATCCCAAGCCGATGCCTCCAGTAGCAACGGAGGAGCTAAAGCATTTTAAACAAAGTGTGCAAGATACTTCTAGAAAGGCCAA GGACAGAGCAAAACTGTTGCGCGAATCCTTATCTAAATTGGAAAGGTATAGAGAAGCCTTAAGCTCAAACAAACGACAAAGGAGTGAGCTTTCACTGAATGAGAAGTCAAATTTAGCGAATGCAGCAAAGGCAGGGGGTCAGATTCATAGGAATCCTCATGATATGGCTCAAAGATTGAAGGACAGGACCAAGAGTACTGGGCTGAATAAGCGTGTTCGTACTTCAGTGGCAGATGTGCGG GCAGATGGTAGGTCCACAATGCCCTCAAGGCAACAGATGGTAACGGATAAGGGTGGAGATATGCTCCAGGATGTTGGTGCTGCTGCTGTTCGGTTTGAAGAAAATATCCGCAGATTGCCTGCTGCGGGTGAAAGATgggatacaaaaaataaaaaaaagcgtTCTGTTGGGCTAATGAGTAATAGAGTTATAAATGGTGATcgagaacaaaaacaaactatacCTTCCAAGATGAGCGCTGACTCTAAGTTGCGATCATGTGATGCTCAGGGTTTCAG ATCAAAGTCGTCTGCTGGAATCAGTGGAATGAACAAATTGGATGGTTCTTTCGAACCTAGTAGTTCAGATACCGGCTCAGTCCTTAAGAATGAAATGGAAAGTGGTCCTCTTCCAAGAGACTGTAAAGCTCTTTCAGAGCATAAGGCTGTGACAAAAGGAACAAATAA GTCAAATACTCATGAGGATAATTTAGCAAGCACTCCTATTACAGTGATAAAAGCAAAGGTTTCTCGAGCACCACGTACTGGGTCCATCATGCTGCTGGATTCATCGCTTAAAGTTCACCCATCTCCCACATCCCTTCAAGGTTTGGAACAGCCTACAAGTTCAAATAAAGTCCCAGTGCCTGGAGTGGTAAATAACCACAGGGGTCAATTGTCGGCAGGCTCATCTTCACATGCTATGGCTAAGTGGGTTGGTCAGAGACCACACAAAAACTCGCGTTCACGGAGGGCAAATGTAATTTCTCCTGGTTCAAACCATATTGAAGCTCAGATGTCATCTCAAGGTTTTCCCACTTCTGATTTTAGTGTCAGAAGTTCTTCCATTGGAATCAATGGATCTCTGATTGCCAGCAATCTAGATACTAACACTCCAAAGTTCAAGAGGGAACTTGAGAGTGTTCAATCTCCCTTTGGGTTATCTGAAAGTGAAGAATCAGGAGCTGGAGAGAATAAACCAAAGGACAAAGGAACAGATAGTAGTGAGGTTTCTCTTTCTGCAACTCAAAAAGTTGGAACTTCTGTATTGCCTACTAAGAAGAATAAATCATCAACTAATGAAATTGGGGATGGCATACGGAGACAAGGAAGGAGTGGACGAGTTTCATCCTTAACAAGGCCAGCTAGTCATCCAGTGAGGGAGAAGTTAGAGAATCTTCCAGCTGCTAAGCCATTTCAGAGTACAAAGGGTGCTTCTGATAAAAATAAGAG TAAAACTGGCCGTCTACCTTCCAAAAAGCTGAAAGATCAGAAGGCTTTAATGCATGTTGGACTGGTGCCCAACAGTGGTTCCTTAGATTTTACAG GTGAATCTGGTGATGATCATGAAGAACTATTTTCAGCTGCTAATTCTGCTTGGAAAGCTAGTG ACCTTGCCTGTTCCGGTCCTTTTTGGAAGAAGATGGACTCTATTTTTGCTTCTGTCAGCTTAGAGGATCTTTCCTACTTGAAGCAACAG CTAACTTCTGCGCAAGGGCTTGATGAGTGTTTTTCTCAAATGCTTGGCACCACATATAATGTTTTG GGCGCTGTTGTGCATAAAAAAGGACGTTCTGGTAGAATTCAAGCGGAGGACCTTAATCAAGAATCAGTCAAGACAACTTTATGTGGAAGAGCTGATATGGGAAGTTTGGACAAGGGTGCTCTGTTATACCAAAGAGTTCTTTCTGCTttaattgaagaagatgaaagtGAAGAATTTTACCTACAAAGTGAATCGAAGAATATGTCTCTTAACTATGCCAGTGATGACTCTCATTGTGGTTCATGTAATCTGATTGATATTGAACCTAGAGATAGAGACAGAATGGAATCTGAAGTTGAGTCAAAAGTGAATTTTCAGACACAGAAGAACTGCTTCTTGGATAGACTTTCATGTGATAAGAGTGTTATATCAAATGCAATTAGGAATCCAAGCATGTCCAGTTCTTTGCATAGCAATGAACAGTGGCCAGTAGATGATGACTTTTCACATTCAGATGCTGGGCATGCCAGTGAAATATGTTCTAATGATCCAGGTGCTCTGCAGATGAGGGAATTAAATATGCCAGGCTTCTCTTCCTCTGATGGCCAATATCAGCTGATGTGTCTGGATGAACGACTTTTGCTTGAGCTACAAAGTATTGGTTTATGCCCAGAAACACTG CCTGATGTAGCAGAGAGAGAAGtgattattcaaaatataatggagCTTAAAGAAGGGCTGCATCAGCAG ATTGgaataatgaaaaacaagttagGGAAACTTGGTAAAGCTGTGCAGAAAGGAAGAGATATGGAAAAAAG GAACGCTGAACATGTTGCAATGGACCAACTTATTCAGATGGCttacaaaaaacaattg GCATGTCGTGGGAATAGTACCTCAAAAAGTACTGTCCGCAAGGTTTCAAGGCAAGTTTCATTGGCTTTTATCAAGCGCACTCTTGCTAGATGTCACAAATTTGAAGATACTGGCAGCAGTTGTTTCAGCGAGCCTGCACTGCAGCGGGTCAACTTCTCTGCACCTATATGCAACAACGACACCAAATCTGTGGGTTGTGTGGGCTCAGGAACTGCAAGGACCACATGCAATGAAGTCTCTAACATTCATGCTGAAGCCAGAGGATCAG GTGCTGTTTCTAGCACTTTTGAGAGATACGATTCTCATAGTGATAACTTTGAAAGAAGTAAGAAGAGGGAAGTGTTTATAGATGATGTTATTGGCAACCCTTCATCAAGGGTAACATCCACTCTTGACAGTACTGTTCTTGGTGGAGTAAAAGGTAGGAGAAACGATAGAGATAGAGAACAAAGCAAGGATAATTCAAGAAGTAATTCTGTTTCTGGAGCCAGTCACTCATCATTGGACGGAGTCAAAGGCGAGCGCAAAACAAAGTCAAAGCCCAAGCAAAAGAGTACTCATTTATTGAATTCAGGAAACGGACCTCGTGGATCTTATCATTCAGTAGCTAATGCTAGCAATAAAATAGAGCGAGCGGGATCAATGTCTCTTGGCAACATTCCTCAGGACACCCCTAAAGAAGTTGATGAACCCAGTGATTTTCCACACTCGCAACTAAATGAGTTTGATACAATTGAACTAGGAGGATCTACTGACCTCGGTGGGCCTCAAGATCTTGGCTCTTGGTTGAATATTGGTGAGGATGGATTGCAAGGCCATGATTCCATAGGTCTTGAAATACCAATGGATGACCTTATGGAGTTGAACATGCTTATGTAG